In the Candidatus Dormiibacterota bacterium genome, TCCGGTGACCGATGGAGCGTTCCAACTCGCACAGTTCGGCGGCGGCCATGCGAACCTCACCTATCTCGTGCGTTTCGGCGACTACGAGTACGTTTTGCGTCGTCCGCCGCTCGGCCCACTCCCGCCGCACGCGCACGATATGAAGCGCGAATACAAAGTTCTGAGCAATCTCTACCGTGACTTTCCGTTAGCTCCGAGGGCGTTCGCACTCTGTACCGATCACGCGATCGTCGGGAGCGATTTTGTCGTCGAGGAGCGTAAATTCGGTATCGCGATCCGGCGCGATCTTCCCGAAAACGTTCGCGACGACGCAGCGTTGGCGCGACGTATCGGCGAGATGCTCGTGGATACGCTCGCATCGCTGCACCGCGTCGATCCTCAGAACGTCGGGCTGAGGGATCTCGGGCGACCGCATGGATTTCTCGAACGCCAACTCTCCGGCTGGATCGAACGATGGCACGCCGCACGCACGGAGGGTTCGATCGATGCGGCCGCGCTGCTCGCCTGGCTCGAGCGATCGCTACCGCCGTCACCCGCGGTCGCGCTCGTTCACAACGACTACAAACTCGACAACATGCTGCTCGATCCCGGCGACCCTTCGCGAATCGTCGCGTTGCTGGATTGGGATATGTGCACCCTCGGCGACCCGCTGATGGAC is a window encoding:
- a CDS encoding phosphotransferase family protein, with protein sequence MHAGDPEVIPVRAEESLDVSALEPYLRRHLPVTDGAFQLAQFGGGHANLTYLVRFGDYEYVLRRPPLGPLPPHAHDMKREYKVLSNLYRDFPLAPRAFALCTDHAIVGSDFVVEERKFGIAIRRDLPENVRDDAALARRIGEMLVDTLASLHRVDPQNVGLRDLGRPHGFLERQLSGWIERWHAARTEGSIDAAALLAWLERSLPPSPAVALVHNDYKLDNMLLDPGDPSRIVALLDWDMCTLGDPLMDVGYMLALWPQASDPPAARVGAMPTWRPGFPTRREAAERYAHRTGFDLAHLQWYYIFNIFRFAAILQQIFKRFERGQTHDERFGSFGKQANALIGLATMLCGDGTAAP